The segment AGAGGCGAAGCTGCCGCGTGCTTTCTGGGACTGGAAAGAGATCATCGAAATGAACAAACAGGGCTACTGGCCCTACACGCCGAACACCAACTTGCTGTACGGCCTGTCCGAAGCGCTCGACATGATTCTCGGCGAAGGGCTCGACAACGTGTTCGCCCGCCATCAGCGGCTCGCGGCCGCCTGTCGCGCGGCAGTCACCGCGTGGGGGCTCGAAATCCAGTGCGCGGATTCGTCCGTGTATTCGCCGGTGCTGACCGGTGTGATGACGCCCGAAGGTGTCGATGCGGATGCGGTACGCAAGCTCATCTACGAGCACTTCGATATGTCGCTGGGCACGGGTCTCGGCAAGGTGAAGGGCCGCATGTTCCGCATCGGGCATCTGGGCGATTGCAACGATCTCACGTTGATGGCCGCGCTCACCGGCTGCGAGATGGGACTGAAGCTCGCGGGCATCAAACTCGAAGGGAGCGGCGTGGCCGCGGCGATGGACTATCTGACGAGCCACGTCGCGAAACCCGAACTCAAGGCGGCGGCATGAGCGCGGCCTTCGACGCCGACGCGCTCGCGCGGCTCTTCGTGGAAGCGCGTGCGCATCGCGCGAAGCTCGAAGCATTGCCGGAAGACGCGCGGCCATCGAACGCGGAAGAAGCCTACGCCGCGCAAAAGGCGACTTTGCATGCACTCGGCGCGAGCGTCGGCGGGTGGAAGGTCGGCGCGAAGACGCCCGATGGTCCGATCCAGGCTGCGTTGCTCCCGGCCGATGGCGTGCATGCCTCGGGCGCGCGGCTATCGATGTCGGCTTTCGGACGAGCAGGGCTCGAACTCGAAGTGGCTTTTGTATTCAATCGCGCATTCGAGGCAGGCAGCGGACCGTATAGCGATACCGACATCATCGACGCGATCGGTTCCGTGCATGCGGCGATCGAAGTGGTGGCGAGTCGCTTCGCTGCGTGGCCCGACGTCGAGAAGCCGTGGCAACTCGCGGATCTGCAGAATCACGGCGCGCTACTCGTCGGCGCGGGCGTGCCTTACGACGAAGCGTTCCCGTTCGTCGCCCCGGCGATGAGCTTCGAATTCGACGGCAAGCCGCTGTTCGAAGGCCCACCGGCGAACCCGGCGGGCGATCCGCGTCGTCTGCTTGCGTGGACGGTCAATCACGCGGTCTCGCATGGCGTCGCGTTCGCCGCGGGCACGGTGATCACGGCGGGCTCTTACACCGGACTTGCCTTCCCGGATGGGGCGGGCCACGCCGTGGGCTCGATCGACGGCCTGCCTACCGTCGAATTGCATTTCGAATAATGCATGCGGTGTGCCGGCATAAAGCATTCAGCATGCAAAAGCCCAAGCAGGCCTCCCGCACTAACCGATAGCGACGATGCTCAATACACCCACAGACCGACTCGTCAAGCCGATCCATCTGATGCCAGCGTCGGCGCGCGCCGGTCGCGCAGCGGCGCCGACCCCTTTGCAGATGCGTCTGCAACGCGAGCTGAAGGGTGATGTGTTGTTCGATCGCGCGTCGCGCGGACGCTATGCAACCGACGCGTCGATCTATCAGATCATGCCGCAAGGTGTGGTCGTGCCGAGGGATCAGGAAGACTTGCGGCTTGCTTTGGAGATCGCGCGCGAGGCAAAGGCAAGCGTGCTCGCGCGCGGCGCCGGGACGAGTCAGTGCGGTCAGACGATAGGCGAGGCGCTCGTCATCGACACGAGCAAGTGGCTCAACAACATCGTGCACTTCGACAAGGACGCTCGAACGGTGACAGTCGAGCCGGGCGTCGTGCTCGATCACCTGAATGCATGGCTCAAGCCGCATGGCTTGTGGTTTCCTGTCGATGTCTCGACGAGCGCGCAATGCACGATCGGTGGCATGGCGGGCAATAACTCGTGCGGTTCGCGCTCCATGGCATACGGCATCATGGTGCATAACGTGCTCTCCATCGACGCGATTCTTGCTGACGGATACGAGGGCAGCTTCGGTAAGCTCTCGGCAATGAAGCTCGATGCCCGCATGCGTGAGCTCGTAGAAAGCGTGCGCGACGTTGCATTGCGCGAACGCGATGAGATGCGTGAACGCATACCCAAGGTTCTGCGCCGCGTGGCTGGTTATAACCTCGATCTGTTCGATTGCCAAAGCCCGTTGCCCTTCAGCGAAGACGGCGAGCCGAATCTGGCGAACCTGCTGGTGGGATCGGAAGGCACGCTTGCCTTTAGCCGGCAACTTACGTTGAAGCTCGCGCCTTTGCCCGAACACAAGACGCTTGGCGTGGTGAACTTTCCGAGCTTCTACGATGCAATGGAGATGACGCAACACATCGTCAAGCTCGGACCTGTTGCCGTGGAACTGGTCGATCGCACCATGATCGATCTAGCAATGTCGAATCAGGCGTTTCGCCCTGTCATCGAAAAGGCGCTGGTGGGTGAGCCGGAAGCAGTCTTGCTGGTCGAGTTCGCGGGCGCCGATCGCGCTGAACAAGTGACGAAACTTGCAAGCCTTGTCGATCTGATGAGCGATCTCGGCCTGCCCGATTCGGTCGTGCAGATGCCCGACGCCGGCCCGCAGAAAGCGCTGTGGGAAGTGCGTAAGGCCGGCCTCAACATCATGATGAGCATGAAGGGCGATGGCAAGCCCGTGTCCTTTATCGAAGACTGCGCGGTGCCGCTCGAACATCTGGCGCAATACACGAGCCGTCTTACCGATGTCTTCAGAAAGCATGGCACCGAAGGCACTTGGTATGCCCACGCGAGCGTCGGCACGTTGCATGTGCGTCCGATCCTCGATATGCGTCGCGATGGCGGATCAAAGATGCGAGCTATCGCCGAAGAAGCCGCTGCGATGGTGCGCGAATACAAAGGCGCATTCTCGGGCGAGCACGGCGATGGACTATGCCGTGGTGAATGGGTTGCGTGGCAATATGGGCCGCGCATCAACCAGGCGTTTCGCGAGATCAAGCAGCTCTTCGATCCGGACAATCGCCTGAGCCCGGACCGAATCGTGGCGCCCCCGAAAATGGACGATACGGTGAATTTCCGCTTTCCGCCGTCGTATCGTGAACGTGCATTCGAGCCGCAACTCGACTGGTCGGCTTGGAACGTGACGCGTGATCCGTTGACAGGCCTGGAGGGTGCGCCGGGCTCTGGCAATGATCTTTCGAACGGACTGGCCAAGGCAGTCGAGATGTGCAATAACAATGGCCATTGCCGCAAGTTCGATGCGGGAACCATGTGCCCGAGCTATCGCATTACGAAAGACGAGCAACATGTCACGCGTGGACGTGCCAACACTTTGCGTCTCGCGCTCTCGGGACAATTGGGTGAAGAGGGCCTTGCGAGTCAGGACGTGAAGGACGTGCTCGATCTGTGCGTGTCGTGCAAGGGCTGCAAACGCGATTGTCCGACAGGCGTCGATATGGCGCGCATCAAGATCGAAACGCGTGCTGCGCGCACCGCACGTCACGGTGTGAGCGTGCGTGAACGTCTTGTCGCTTATCTGCCGCGTTATGCGCCTTATGCGAGCCGCTGGCCGTTCATGAGCGGCGCTATCGAAGCGCGTATGCCGGTCTTGGCGCGCTGGCTAAAGACAAAACTCGGCCTGGCGCCGGAACGCGCATTTCCCCGTTTTGAAAAAGCCTTTCTGTCGGATGCGTCGACGACAATAGTTGCAAATGCAACTAAGGAGGTTTTGCTCTTCGTCGATACCTTCAACAACTACATGG is part of the Caballeronia sp. TF1N1 genome and harbors:
- a CDS encoding 2-keto-4-pentenoate hydratase, which encodes MSAAFDADALARLFVEARAHRAKLEALPEDARPSNAEEAYAAQKATLHALGASVGGWKVGAKTPDGPIQAALLPADGVHASGARLSMSAFGRAGLELEVAFVFNRAFEAGSGPYSDTDIIDAIGSVHAAIEVVASRFAAWPDVEKPWQLADLQNHGALLVGAGVPYDEAFPFVAPAMSFEFDGKPLFEGPPANPAGDPRRLLAWTVNHAVSHGVAFAAGTVITAGSYTGLAFPDGAGHAVGSIDGLPTVELHFE
- a CDS encoding FAD-binding and (Fe-S)-binding domain-containing protein; translation: MLNTPTDRLVKPIHLMPASARAGRAAAPTPLQMRLQRELKGDVLFDRASRGRYATDASIYQIMPQGVVVPRDQEDLRLALEIAREAKASVLARGAGTSQCGQTIGEALVIDTSKWLNNIVHFDKDARTVTVEPGVVLDHLNAWLKPHGLWFPVDVSTSAQCTIGGMAGNNSCGSRSMAYGIMVHNVLSIDAILADGYEGSFGKLSAMKLDARMRELVESVRDVALRERDEMRERIPKVLRRVAGYNLDLFDCQSPLPFSEDGEPNLANLLVGSEGTLAFSRQLTLKLAPLPEHKTLGVVNFPSFYDAMEMTQHIVKLGPVAVELVDRTMIDLAMSNQAFRPVIEKALVGEPEAVLLVEFAGADRAEQVTKLASLVDLMSDLGLPDSVVQMPDAGPQKALWEVRKAGLNIMMSMKGDGKPVSFIEDCAVPLEHLAQYTSRLTDVFRKHGTEGTWYAHASVGTLHVRPILDMRRDGGSKMRAIAEEAAAMVREYKGAFSGEHGDGLCRGEWVAWQYGPRINQAFREIKQLFDPDNRLSPDRIVAPPKMDDTVNFRFPPSYRERAFEPQLDWSAWNVTRDPLTGLEGAPGSGNDLSNGLAKAVEMCNNNGHCRKFDAGTMCPSYRITKDEQHVTRGRANTLRLALSGQLGEEGLASQDVKDVLDLCVSCKGCKRDCPTGVDMARIKIETRAARTARHGVSVRERLVAYLPRYAPYASRWPFMSGAIEARMPVLARWLKTKLGLAPERAFPRFEKAFLSDASTTIVANATKEVLLFVDTFNNYMEPANARAAQRVLEAAGYTVHLNTKAGERPLCCGRTFLSAGLVDEAKTEARRTLDTLLPYVERGVAIVGLEPSCLLSLRDEFLGYGYGDAARKLAEASFLFEEFLVRERVAGRLDIDLKPLDHSRALLHGHCHQKAFDAVRPVETVLKWIPGLEVKTIESSCCGMAGSFGYEAEHYEASQAMAELSLLPAVRKARDARDAVIVADGTSCRHQIADGAQTEALHVARVLANALA